From Syngnathus scovelli strain Florida chromosome 14, RoL_Ssco_1.2, whole genome shotgun sequence, one genomic window encodes:
- the ythdf2 gene encoding YTH domain-containing family protein 2: protein MNHLDPIQRPKGQGNKVQNGAVTQKDSLNDDEFEPYLNTQARQSNAYTAMSDSYMPSYYSPSIGFSYSLNEAAWSTGGDPPMPYLASYGQLSNGEPHYLPDAMFGQPGPLGSNPFMGQHGFNFFPSSIDFSAWGNSSSQGQSGTPQSSGYSSSYAYAPSSLGGAMIDGQSPFAPAANEPLNKAPGMNSLDQGMAGLKIGGASPGGGGDLAPKVIGSGLPGGGPLGPVSNVGPPSMPPVSIAPAKPASWADIASKPAKPQPKLKTKGGMAGTNLPPPPIKHNMDIGTWDNKGPVPKAVTPQQVPPIPSNGQQPNQSSPQPGSTAVGNPQMPLSNGQLVPPISQMGQHQLPPSGQPGMAQMPQPPLSQGPPPPSQQQQNAQPTRWVPPRNRANGFGDGGGTGAGQSPPTSSGVGMVPGVSSEPHPVLEKLRMVNNYNPKDFDWNPKQGRVFIIKSYSEDDIHRSIKYNIWCSTEHGNKRLDAAYRSLGAKGPLYLLFSVNGSGHFCGVAEMRSAVDYNTSAGVWSQDKWKGRFDVRWIFVKDVPNSQLRHIRLENNENKPVTNSRDTQEVPLDKARQVLKIIAGYKHTTSIFDDFSHYEKRQEEEECVKKVEVQGSEPYPSNPSRSHYRLQDRQGRIK from the exons tgCAAAACGGAGCTGTGACCCAAAAGGATTCCTTGAATGATGATGAGTTTGAGCCTTATCTAAACACTCAGGCCAGACAG AGCAATGCCTATACGGCCATGTCGGACTCCTACATGCCCAGCTATTACAGCCCCTCCATAGGATTTTCCTACTCCCTCAACGAGGCAGCATGGTCTACCGGCGGGGACCCTCCTATGCCTTATCTGGCCTCCTATGGACAGCTAAGCAACGGGGAGCCCCACTACCTCCCAGACGCCATGTTCGGGCAGCCAGGCCCTTTGGGAAGCAACCCCTTCATGGGCCAGCACGGCTTCAACTTCTTCCCCAGCAGCATCGATTTCTCGGCGTGGGGGAACAGCAGCTCTCAGGGACAGTCGGGCACGCCGCAGAGCTCCGGCTACAGCAGCAGCTATGCCTACGCTCCCAGTTCCCTGGGAGGGGCCATGATTGACGGACAGTCCCCCTTTGCGCCCGCTGCCAATGAACCCCTCAACAAGGCGCCCGGTATGAACAGCCTGGACCAGGGCATGGCCGGCTTAAAGATCGGCGGTGCGTCTCCCGGGGGCGGAGGGGACCTGGCTCCGAAGGTGATCGGCTCCGGCTTACCGGGAGGGGGCCCTCTGGGTCCCGTGTCCAATGTTGGACCCCCCAGCATGCCCCCCGTCTCCATCGCCCCCGCCAAGCCCGCCTCCTGGGCGGACATTGCCAGCAAGCCAGCCAAGCCACAGCCCAAGCTGAAAACCAAGGGTGGCATGGCCGGGACCAATTTGCCGCCTCCGCCCATTAAACACAACATGGACATCGGCACGTGGGACAACAAGGGCCCCGTGCCCAAAGCGGTCACGCCTCAGCAGGTGCCCCCGATTCCCAGCAACGGGCAGCAACCCAACCAGTCATCCCCCCAGCCCGGAAGCACGGCGGTGGGCAACCCGCAGATGCCCCTCAGCAACGGACAGCTGGTACCCCCGATTTCCCAGATGGGGCAGCatcagctcccgcctagcgggcaGCCCGGTATGGCTCAAATGCCCCAGCCGCCTCTCTCCCAGGGCCCCCCGCCGCCGAGTCAACAGCAGCAAAACGCCCAGCCCACCCGCTGGGTGCCCCCGCGGAACCGGGCCAACGGATTCGGGGACGGCGGCGGGACCGGTGCGGGCCAGTCGCCTCCCACCTCCTCCGGGGTGGGTATGGTTCCTGGGGTGTCTTCTGAGCCCCACCCAGTCTTAGAGAAGTTGCGTATGGTCAACAACTACAACCCCAAGGACTTTGACTGGAACCCCAAGCAGGGCCGCGTGTTCATCATCAAGAGCTACTCGGAGGATGACATCCACCGCTCCATCAAGTACAACATCTGGTGCAGTACGGAGCACGGCAACAAGAGGCTGGACGCCGCCTACCGCTCGCTGGGCGCCAAAGGGCCGCTCTACCTCCTGTTCAGCGTCAACGGCAGCGGGCACTTCTGCGGCGTGGCCGAGATGCGCTCGGCAGTGGACTACAACACGTCCGCCGGCGTGTGGTCGCAGGACAAGTGGAAGGGGCGCTTTGACGTGCGCTGGATCTTTGTCAAAGACGTTCCCAACAGTCAGCTGAGACACATCCGGCTGGAGAACAACGAGAACAAGCCGGTGACCAACTCTCGGGACACGCAGGAGGTGCCGCTTGACAAGGCGCGGCAGGTGCTCAAGATCATCGCCGGCTACAAACACACCACCTCCATCTTTGACGACTTTTCGCACTACGAGAAGCGTCAGGAAGAAGAGGAGTGTGTGAAAAAG GTGGAGGTCCAAGGCAGCGAGCCATATCCCAGCAACCCAAGCAGGAGTCATTACAGGCTGCAG GATCGCCAGGGACGGATCAAGTAA